The Macaca fascicularis isolate 582-1 chromosome 12, T2T-MFA8v1.1 genome has a segment encoding these proteins:
- the MAB21L4 gene encoding protein mab-21-like 4 isoform X1, producing the protein MPAPAVPTSAMAVQVPLWHHYLQAIRSREAQRAQDFQRAENVLLTVLERVHALDPRFIVDYSRGLEAFQFALRSSEDPLDMEVPLWVDAEALLIEEPEATQPEDGPELCRLGVPREGAGLERWTTDDIFTASSEGDAKCRGHIVPGKVLCVLKDLLVAAIVHCKHHSLIRPGSLNVASLREEQLHLSLLVSSGWRTINFHVVPVVRRKLGVPALVGAQQMPGFPEGSLRRILSQGVDLVPASTQLWRTSTDYLLTRLLGELGSLQGHRLDSLSILDRVNHESWRDGGRTDGLTFGHLKTVLLWASVLFPAPEDWAELQGAVYRLLVVLLCCLATRKLPHFLHPQRNLLQGSGLDLSAIYERVEGFASQPEAALRIHATHLGRSPPPRIGSGLKALLQLPASDPTYWATAYFDVLLDKFQVLNIQDKDRISAMQSIFQKTRTLGSEES; encoded by the exons ATGCCCGCCCCTGCTGTCCCCACCTCAGCCATGGCTGTGCAGGTGCCCCTGTGGCACCACTACCTGCAGGCCATCCGGTCGCGGGAGGCACAGCGTGCCCAGGACTTCCAGCGCGCAGAGAACGTGCTGCTCACGGTGCTGGAGCGCGTGCATGCCCTGGACCCCCGCTTCATCGTGGACTACTCCCGCGGCCTGGAGGCCTTCCAGTTCGCCTTGCGCTCCTCTGAGGACCCGCTGGACATGGAGGTGCCCCTGTGGGTGGATGCCGAGGCTCTACTGATTGAGGAACCAGAGGCCACCCAGCCGGAGGATGGCCCTGAATTATGCCGACTGGGTGTGCCCAGGGAAGGGGCTGGCCTGGAGCGGTGGACCACCGACGATATCTTCACTGCCTCCTCGGAGGGTGATGCCAAGTGCCGTGGACACATTGTGCCCGGCAAGGTCCTGTGTGTCCTCAAAGACTTGCTGGTGGCAGCCATCGTGCACTGCAAGCACCACAGTCTCATCAGGCCAG GTTCGCTGAACGTGGCCAGCCTGAGGGAGGAGCAGCTCCACCTGTCCTTGCTGGTGTCCAGTGGCTGGAGAACAATCAACTTCCACGTGGTGCCAGTGGTGAGAAGGAAGCTTGGGGTGCCTGCCCTGGTGGGGGCCCAGCAGATGCCTGGGTTCCCTGAGGGCAGCTTGAGAAGGATCCTCAGCCAAGGGGTGGACCTGGTGCCGGCCAGCACCCAGCTCTGGAG GACCTCCACTGACTACCTGCTCACCAGGCTGCTGGGGGAGCTGGGCTCCCTGCAGGGCCATCGCCTGGACAGCCTCTCCATCCTCGACCGGGTCAACCACGAGAGCTGGCGAGACGGTGGCCGGACTGACGGCCTGACCTTTGGCCACCTGAAG ACGGTGCTGCTGTGGGCCTCCGTGCTCTTCCCAGCGCCCGAGGACTGGGCAGAGCTGCAGGGCGCCGTGTACCGCCTGCTGGTGGTGCTGCTCTGTTGCCTGGCCACGCGGAAGCTGCCCCACTTCCTCCACCCTCAGCGCAACCTGCTGCAGGGCAGCGGCCTGGACCTCAGCGCCATCTACGAGCGTGTGGAGGGCTTCGCCAGCCAGCCCGAGGCGGCCCTGCGCATCCACGCCACCCACCTGGGCCGCAGCCCCCCGCCGCGCATCGGCTCCGGGCTCAAGGCACTCCTGCAGCTGCCGGCCAGTGACCCCACTTACTGGGCCACTGCCTACTTCGACGTCCTGCTGGACAAG ttccaggtccTCAACATCCAGGATAAGGACCGGATCTCTGCCATGCAGAGCATCTTCCAGAAGACCAGGACTCTGGGCAGCGAGGAGAGCTGA
- the MAB21L4 gene encoding protein mab-21-like 4 isoform X3, with the protein MHAGSLNVASLREEQLHLSLLVSSGWRTINFHVVPVVRRKLGVPALVGAQQMPGFPEGSLRRILSQGVDLVPASTQLWRTSTDYLLTRLLGELGSLQGHRLDSLSILDRVNHESWRDGGRTDGLTFGHLKTVLLWASVLFPAPEDWAELQGAVYRLLVVLLCCLATRKLPHFLHPQRNLLQGSGLDLSAIYERVEGFASQPEAALRIHATHLGRSPPPRIGSGLKALLQLPASDPTYWATAYFDVLLDKFQVLNIQDKDRISAMQSIFQKTRTLGSEES; encoded by the exons ATGCACGCAG GTTCGCTGAACGTGGCCAGCCTGAGGGAGGAGCAGCTCCACCTGTCCTTGCTGGTGTCCAGTGGCTGGAGAACAATCAACTTCCACGTGGTGCCAGTGGTGAGAAGGAAGCTTGGGGTGCCTGCCCTGGTGGGGGCCCAGCAGATGCCTGGGTTCCCTGAGGGCAGCTTGAGAAGGATCCTCAGCCAAGGGGTGGACCTGGTGCCGGCCAGCACCCAGCTCTGGAG GACCTCCACTGACTACCTGCTCACCAGGCTGCTGGGGGAGCTGGGCTCCCTGCAGGGCCATCGCCTGGACAGCCTCTCCATCCTCGACCGGGTCAACCACGAGAGCTGGCGAGACGGTGGCCGGACTGACGGCCTGACCTTTGGCCACCTGAAG ACGGTGCTGCTGTGGGCCTCCGTGCTCTTCCCAGCGCCCGAGGACTGGGCAGAGCTGCAGGGCGCCGTGTACCGCCTGCTGGTGGTGCTGCTCTGTTGCCTGGCCACGCGGAAGCTGCCCCACTTCCTCCACCCTCAGCGCAACCTGCTGCAGGGCAGCGGCCTGGACCTCAGCGCCATCTACGAGCGTGTGGAGGGCTTCGCCAGCCAGCCCGAGGCGGCCCTGCGCATCCACGCCACCCACCTGGGCCGCAGCCCCCCGCCGCGCATCGGCTCCGGGCTCAAGGCACTCCTGCAGCTGCCGGCCAGTGACCCCACTTACTGGGCCACTGCCTACTTCGACGTCCTGCTGGACAAG ttccaggtccTCAACATCCAGGATAAGGACCGGATCTCTGCCATGCAGAGCATCTTCCAGAAGACCAGGACTCTGGGCAGCGAGGAGAGCTGA
- the MAB21L4 gene encoding protein mab-21-like 4 isoform X2 codes for MPAPAVPTSAMAVQVPLWHHYLQAIRSREAQRAQDFQRAENVLLTVLERVHALDPRFIVDYSRGLEAFQFALRSSEDPLDMEVPLWVDAEALLIEEPEATQPEDGPELCRLGVPREGAGLERWTTDDIFTASSEGDAKCRGHIVPGKVLCVLKDLLVAAIVHCKHHSLIRPGSLNVASLREEQLHLSLLVSSGWRTINFHVVPVVRRKLGVPALVGAQQMPGFPEGSLRRILSQGVDLVPASTQLWRTSTDYLLTRLLGELGSLQGHRLDSLSILDRVNHESWRDGGRTDGLTFGHLKRNLLQGSGLDLSAIYERVEGFASQPEAALRIHATHLGRSPPPRIGSGLKALLQLPASDPTYWATAYFDVLLDKFQVLNIQDKDRISAMQSIFQKTRTLGSEES; via the exons ATGCCCGCCCCTGCTGTCCCCACCTCAGCCATGGCTGTGCAGGTGCCCCTGTGGCACCACTACCTGCAGGCCATCCGGTCGCGGGAGGCACAGCGTGCCCAGGACTTCCAGCGCGCAGAGAACGTGCTGCTCACGGTGCTGGAGCGCGTGCATGCCCTGGACCCCCGCTTCATCGTGGACTACTCCCGCGGCCTGGAGGCCTTCCAGTTCGCCTTGCGCTCCTCTGAGGACCCGCTGGACATGGAGGTGCCCCTGTGGGTGGATGCCGAGGCTCTACTGATTGAGGAACCAGAGGCCACCCAGCCGGAGGATGGCCCTGAATTATGCCGACTGGGTGTGCCCAGGGAAGGGGCTGGCCTGGAGCGGTGGACCACCGACGATATCTTCACTGCCTCCTCGGAGGGTGATGCCAAGTGCCGTGGACACATTGTGCCCGGCAAGGTCCTGTGTGTCCTCAAAGACTTGCTGGTGGCAGCCATCGTGCACTGCAAGCACCACAGTCTCATCAGGCCAG GTTCGCTGAACGTGGCCAGCCTGAGGGAGGAGCAGCTCCACCTGTCCTTGCTGGTGTCCAGTGGCTGGAGAACAATCAACTTCCACGTGGTGCCAGTGGTGAGAAGGAAGCTTGGGGTGCCTGCCCTGGTGGGGGCCCAGCAGATGCCTGGGTTCCCTGAGGGCAGCTTGAGAAGGATCCTCAGCCAAGGGGTGGACCTGGTGCCGGCCAGCACCCAGCTCTGGAG GACCTCCACTGACTACCTGCTCACCAGGCTGCTGGGGGAGCTGGGCTCCCTGCAGGGCCATCGCCTGGACAGCCTCTCCATCCTCGACCGGGTCAACCACGAGAGCTGGCGAGACGGTGGCCGGACTGACGGCCTGACCTTTGGCCACCTGAAG CGCAACCTGCTGCAGGGCAGCGGCCTGGACCTCAGCGCCATCTACGAGCGTGTGGAGGGCTTCGCCAGCCAGCCCGAGGCGGCCCTGCGCATCCACGCCACCCACCTGGGCCGCAGCCCCCCGCCGCGCATCGGCTCCGGGCTCAAGGCACTCCTGCAGCTGCCGGCCAGTGACCCCACTTACTGGGCCACTGCCTACTTCGACGTCCTGCTGGACAAG ttccaggtccTCAACATCCAGGATAAGGACCGGATCTCTGCCATGCAGAGCATCTTCCAGAAGACCAGGACTCTGGGCAGCGAGGAGAGCTGA